Within the Pseudomonas chlororaphis subsp. aurantiaca genome, the region CAATACCCGGCCGAACCTCAGCGACCCACAGGCTCGCGAGCAGCTGCAACAGGTGTTGAAACACGAGCACCGGCAGGTGCGCATACAGCTGGTGGGCATGGCCCGCGCCCTGCAATCCGGCGCCACCAGACGCCTGGGGCGGCCCCTGGATGGCGCGGCGTCCTCGACCCTCGACACCTCGGTCTACAGCGCGCTGGACGGCTACCGCCTGCTGACCCGGCAACTGGTGGCCAATCTCAACGAGATGCGCCAGCGCCTGGCGAAAAGCGCGGAGCACTGGAAGATCTGATTGCCCTGCGCCTGCCGCCAGACCGCGCCTGCTAGAACAATTCGCTGAACGGAATGAAGCGCGCCGGCTCACCGGCCCGCAAGGTGCTGCCCTCGAGAATCTCCACCAGCCCATCGGCCCAGGAAGCGCCCAGCAACACGCCGGAACTCTGGTTCGGATAAAGCACGGCGCGCCCTTCCTCCAGCCTGGCCCGCAGGTACTCGCGGCGGCTGCCCGCTTTCGGCCAGTCGAAACCGACGCTGACCGGGAAGCTCAATGGCATCACCTCTTCGACGCCCTGGATGCGCAACAGATAAAGCCGGGCCAACAGGCCAAAGGTCACCAGGGCCGAGGTCGGGTTGCCGGGCAGGCCGATCACCGGCACCCTGCCGAAGCGCCCGACGGTCAGCGGCTTGCCGGGTTTTATCGCGAGTTTCCAGAACACCGGGGTGGCGCACTCGCGCAGCACCTGGCCGAGGCAATCGGCGTCGCCGGCAGACACGCCGCCGGTGGTCAGGATCAGGTCCGCCGCGCACTGCAACTGCTCCAGGCGCAGCCGAGTCTGCTGCGGCTGGTCGGGGAGAATCCCGGCATCGATCACCTCGCAGCCCAGGGCACTCAGCCAGTGGCTGAGCAGGGTGCGATTGCTGTTGTAGATGCAACCGGGGCGCAAGGGCGTGCCCGGCTCGGCCAGCTCGTCGCCGGTGGACAGCAACGCCACTCGTGGTCGTCGCACCAGCGGCAGATGGGTACAACCCTGGGCGGCGGCGATGGCCAGTTCGAAAGGCCCCAGGCGTTTACCGGCGCGCAGCAGCACTTGCCCGGCGCGGTTCTCCTGGCCTTGGGCGCGGATATTCTGGCCGGCCTTCAGCGGCAGCTTGAAGCGAATTCGACCGTCGTCGAGCGGCTCGACGTTCTCTTGCATCTCGATACTGTTGGCGCCCTCGGGCAGCGGCGCGCCGGTGAAGATTCGCGCGCAGGTGCCCGGCAGCAGCGGGTCGGGGGCCTGGCCGGCGAAAATGCGTTGCGACACCGCCAGCGGCTGCCCGTCCCAGCCCTCGAGGTTCAAGGCATAACCGTCCATGGCGCTGTTCGGCCAGGGCGGCAGGTCCAGGGTCGCCACCAGGTCGCTGGCCAGCACCCGTTGCCGCGCCTCGCCCAGCACCACCGGCTCGCTGTCCTGCAACCGTTGCGCCTCGGCCATGGCCAGCAGCCGGGCGATGGCCTCCTCCACTGGCATCAGCGGTGACGGGCTCATCCGCGGGTCCCGCAGGCTTGCACCTGCTTGAGGTGCGGCACGAAATTGCACGGCCGGTGGCGGGCATCCAACTGCTCGGCGAGGATGCCTTCCCAGGCGGTCCGACAAGCGCCCGTGGAGCCCGACAGGCAGCACACCAGGGTGCCGTTGGACAGCCCGGCCAGGGCCCGGCTCTGCACGGTGGAAGTGCCGATGTCGAGGATGGAGATCGCCCGGAACAGTTCACCGAAACCGTCGATCTGCTTGTCCAGCAGGCAGCTCACCGCCTCGGGCGTGCTGTCGCGTCCGGTGAAGCCGGTGCCGCCGGTAATCAGCACCACCTGGATATTTTCATCGGCGATCCACAACGCGACCTGGGCGCGGATCTTGTACAGGTCGTCCTTGAGCAGGTTGCGCTCGCTCAGGGTGTGGCCGGCTTCCAGCAGGCGGCTGACGAGCAGTTGCCCAGAGGTATCGGTGGCGTATTCGCGGGTGTCGCTGACGGTCAGCACGGCAATATTCAGGGGGACAAACAATGCATCCGATTTCACGCTCATGTCTTTCTCCGGCGGGCAGTCATAAAAACCATTGCCAGAGGCTAAAGCGCTGAAACCGTCAGTGTCTAATCACTCTGGCCGACCACTTTATCGAGCCCATCTATCAAGGCTTTTTTCCCTGGAAAATGCGCGCCGGCCCTGGTGGAACCCACGGTCGATAGAGCCTTTTGATTGCCCATTCGATACTTCCGATTGGACTCGCGGCGGCGACAATGAGATCGTCCCGATACCCAACCAGCGTGCCTTGAACAATGACCCCGACCTGCCCCGCTTCCCCTTCGTCCATTCCCTGCTCGGTGCTGCTGCTGGCTGGCGGCCGTGGCGCGCGCATGGGCGGACGGGACAAAGGCCTGCTGCCCTGGCAGGGCAAGCCGCTGATCGCCCATGTGCAGGCGGCGGTCCGGCCCTTCAGCGACGACCTGATCATCTCCTGCAACCGCAACGCCGAGCAGTATCGGGCCTATGCCGACCAACTGGTGGAGGACTCGCAGAAGGACTTCCCGGGCCCACTGGCGGGCGTGCTCGCCGGCCTGGCGGTGGCGCATCATCCGTGGCTGCTGGTGTTCGCCTGCGACACACCGAAAATCGATGCCGCGCTGATCAGCGCCATGCTGGCGGCGCGCCCCGCCCCGGACTCGGTGCTGATGGTGCAGCAGGCCGGCCACTGGCAACCGATGTTCAGCCTGATCCCCAAGGCCTTGCTGGCGAACCTGCAGCAAGACTGGGACGCCGGCGAACGCAGCCTGCAGCGCGCCTTGTCGAAGCACCGGCCGCAAGCCCTGGTCTGCGCCGAGGACGACCCGCGCCTGAGCAACTTCAATACCCCTGAGCTACTTTTTTAACGGCATTTTTTAACAGCGTTTTTTAGCAGCTCCGCGTGCCACCGAACGGGTGCACCGTCTTTTCCTCCAAAAGGTCGGCTCGGGATTTCCAAGCGCTGCGTGCATCCTGGAAACCGACCTTACCAACCCCTTCCTCAGCAGGTGCCATTGTGGACATCAAACAACTCAAGTTCCTTATCGCCCTGGACCAGACCCGACACTTCGGCCAGGCCGCGGCGCGCTGCCACATTACCCAGCCGACCCTGTCCATGCGCTTGCGCAATCTGGAGGACGAGCTGGACCTGGTGCTGGTCAAGCGCGGACAGCGTTTCGAAGGTTTCACCGAGGCCGGCGAACGGGTGCTGGCCTGGGCGCGGACCCTGCTCGCCGCCCATGACGGGCTGTTCGCCGAAGCCGCCGCGTGCCGTGGCCAATTGGTCGGCAGCCTGCGCCTGGGCCTGGTGCCGCTGAGCAGCTTCAACCCGATCGGCTACGTCCAGGGCCTTTCCAAGAGTTTCCCGGAACTCAAATTCGCCCTGTCGTCCATGAGTTCGGACCAGATCATCGAGGGCCTGGGCAACAACCAGCTGGACCTGGGCGTGTGTTATCTGGACCACGTGAACCCGAACTACTTCGAGTTTTTCGAGATCGGCGAAACCCGTGTCGGCCTGCTGTACGACACCCGTCACTTCCATTTCGAAGGCAGCGAAATGAGCTGGGAAGAAGCCGCCGAGC harbors:
- a CDS encoding molybdopterin molybdotransferase MoeA — encoded protein: MSPSPLMPVEEAIARLLAMAEAQRLQDSEPVVLGEARQRVLASDLVATLDLPPWPNSAMDGYALNLEGWDGQPLAVSQRIFAGQAPDPLLPGTCARIFTGAPLPEGANSIEMQENVEPLDDGRIRFKLPLKAGQNIRAQGQENRAGQVLLRAGKRLGPFELAIAAAQGCTHLPLVRRPRVALLSTGDELAEPGTPLRPGCIYNSNRTLLSHWLSALGCEVIDAGILPDQPQQTRLRLEQLQCAADLILTTGGVSAGDADCLGQVLRECATPVFWKLAIKPGKPLTVGRFGRVPVIGLPGNPTSALVTFGLLARLYLLRIQGVEEVMPLSFPVSVGFDWPKAGSRREYLRARLEEGRAVLYPNQSSGVLLGASWADGLVEILEGSTLRAGEPARFIPFSELF
- the moaB gene encoding molybdenum cofactor biosynthesis protein B — translated: MSVKSDALFVPLNIAVLTVSDTREYATDTSGQLLVSRLLEAGHTLSERNLLKDDLYKIRAQVALWIADENIQVVLITGGTGFTGRDSTPEAVSCLLDKQIDGFGELFRAISILDIGTSTVQSRALAGLSNGTLVCCLSGSTGACRTAWEGILAEQLDARHRPCNFVPHLKQVQACGTRG
- the mobA gene encoding molybdenum cofactor guanylyltransferase MobA, which encodes MTPTCPASPSSIPCSVLLLAGGRGARMGGRDKGLLPWQGKPLIAHVQAAVRPFSDDLIISCNRNAEQYRAYADQLVEDSQKDFPGPLAGVLAGLAVAHHPWLLVFACDTPKIDAALISAMLAARPAPDSVLMVQQAGHWQPMFSLIPKALLANLQQDWDAGERSLQRALSKHRPQALVCAEDDPRLSNFNTPELLF
- a CDS encoding LysR family transcriptional regulator, yielding MDIKQLKFLIALDQTRHFGQAAARCHITQPTLSMRLRNLEDELDLVLVKRGQRFEGFTEAGERVLAWARTLLAAHDGLFAEAAACRGQLVGSLRLGLVPLSSFNPIGYVQGLSKSFPELKFALSSMSSDQIIEGLGNNQLDLGVCYLDHVNPNYFEFFEIGETRVGLLYDTRHFHFEGSEMSWEEAAELPLGMISNGMHYRKSIDLSFRSRGLDPQPILESDSTYQLFQAIHEGFCCSIMPLSSGLENPIENLAFINLPDASVLAPLGLVMRKTEPRSAIAEKCFAEARKLFAAPEPTAD